GCTTGCCGTCCGGGCGCAAGGTGGTGCTGATATCGGCGATGGTCGCACCGCCGCGTTCGGACTGCGCGTTGGCGATGCGCGCACCGTCGAGCACCTGCCCGAAATACCTGCGCCGCTGCGCGTCGGAACCGGCCAGCCGCACCAGGTTCAGATAGACGAAGTGGCTGTGCGGGATCTGCGCGATATTCGGGTCGGCGGTCGCGAGAATCCGCACCACCTCCGCGACCGCGCTCGGCGGCAGCTCCGCGCCGCCGTACGCGGCGGGCACGGTCACCGCGAGCAGGCCGGCGGCCGCGAGCCGATCCACCTCGTCGTGCGGCAGGACGCGGTCGCGGTCGCGCACGGCGGCGCCGGCGGCGAACTGCGCCGCCAGCCCCTGCGCGACCGAAAACGCCTGTGCCGCCGAGGTGATGCGATCGGCCGCGACCGCGGTCATCAGCCCACCGCCGCGACCGGCCGCCGCGCGGCCTCCAGTTCCCGGACCAGCGGTAGCACTTTCGCCCCGAAGTACTCGATCTCCTCCTGGAAGTGCAGGAAGCCGCCGAGGATCAGGTCGACGCCGAGCTCGCGGTAGGCGACGATGCGCTCGGCGATCTGCTCGGGGGTGCCGATCAGTTTGGTGCGAAAGCCGTCGTTGTACTGCACGAGATCCTCGAAGGTCGAGTCGGCCCACATGCCCGTGTGGTCCTTGGTGGACGCGCCCGCCTGCTGCACCGCGTCCCGGAAACCTTCCACAGCAGGCTTGTTCGCCTTCTCGATGATCTCACGCAGCGTGTCCTGCGCCTCCTTTTCGGTGTCCCGGGCGATGATGAAACCGTTCAGGCCGAACTTCACCTCGCGATTGTTCTCCCGGGCCACCGCCCGCAGATCGTCGAGTTGTTCGGTGACGCCGTCGAAGTCCTTGCCGTTGGAGAAGTACCAGTCGGCGTAGCGGCCGCCGTTGCGGCGGGCGGCGGTCGAGTTGCCGCCTTGGAACAGTTCGGGATTCGGCCGCTGCGCGGTGTTGAGCGGTTTCGGCTTCAGCGTGAAATCCCGGATCCGGTAGAAGTCGCCGCCGTAGTTCACGTTGTCCTCGGTCCAGATCTTGCGGATCACCTCGAGGAATTCGGCGCTGCGCCGGTACCTTTCGTCGTGCTCGAGCCACGGCTCGCCCAGCGCGGTGAATTCACCCGCGAACCACCCGGAGACGACATTGATGGCGAAGCGGCCGTTGGAGAGGTGGTCGGCGGTGGCGCCGAACTTCGCGAGCACCGCGGGATGCCAGAGGCCGGGGTGGATCGCCGCGATCACCTTCAGCCGCTCGGTCGCGCCGAGCAGCGCGAGGCTGAACGAGGTCGACTCGTGCTGGAATTCGGCGCCGTAGGACGCGGTGTAGCGCACCTGGGACAGCGCGTATTCGAAGCCGTTGCGCTCGGCGGTCTGCGCCAGCTTCTTGTTGTAGTCGAAGTCCCAGCTGGTGCGCTGCTCGATATCGCTGGTGACCAGTCCCCCGCTGACATTGGGCACCCAGTAGGCGAATTTGATCTGGTCGGCGATCTGCTCCGTGGTCATAGCTGCTCCATGGTTTCGGGGGTAGCCGTCGATCTACACCACTCCAGCACCGCGACCCGATCGGCACGAGGGTTTGAATCTGTGCGATCGGATCGCTGTGCCGAGGCGTGCCGATATCAGGCGCTGGCGAGGGCATCCGAGAAGGTGGACCGGGCGAACTTGCCCGCGGGCGTGAACCGGCCGAGCACGGCGAGCGCGTCCTCGCCGGTGACCCGGGTGATGAAGGCGTTGGCGGCGTCGAGCGAGTCGACCTCGAGGAAGGGCTGCGGGTGGTGCAGCAGGCCGACCAGCGCGGCGGCGAACTTCGGTGCGACGCTCGCCGCCGCGAACAGCTGATTGCCGATCTCGGCCAGTTCGGGATCGCCGAGGAACAGCCGGGTGACCTTGTTGGCGGCATCGCCGCGCACCGCGAGGAACTCGGCGTACTGCTCGGTGAACCAGGCCTCGTCGAACGGACCGTCGTGCACCGCCGCGGCGGCCACCAGTCGCTGGGCCTGGATGAGCCCGCTCTGCGCCCCTTGGCCCGCGATCGGGTCGTAGGCCGCGGAGGTGTCGCCCAGCGAGGCCACCACGTGGCCGCCCGCGGTGTGCCCGACGGCCGCCCGGACCACCGGCCGCACCGCGCCTTTCAGCCAGGAGTGCGGGTCGTCGGCGAGCACCTGGGTGGCCAGCACCTCCGGCAGGTCCCAATCGATGAAGTCCCGGTACAGGTCCTGCACGACGCGCAACGCCGATTCCGCGGAATCCGCTGTGGCGAAACGGGTTTCCCAGTCGCTACCGGGGCGCGCCCAGCCGAGGAACGCCCAGCTGGGTCCGGCGTCCTTGTGCAGGTATGGGCCCCACCAGGCCTCACCCTGCTCGGCCAGGATGGAGAAGCCGCTGTGTGCGCCGCCCGCGGGGCTGCGGTGCGCGAAAACGTCCTTGTCGTGGCCGATTCCGGTCACGGTGACGGTGAGCAGCGAACGCTGCGGCGCGTCATAGGGGGTGCGCGTCTCGTCGATCGGGAACAGGTCGGACAGCCCGCCACGACCGGTGGCGACCAGCGTCAGATCGTTCGCGGCGGCGATCGAGTCGAGGGTCTCCGGAGTCACCGACTCGACGACGAAGCGACCGCCGCGCTCCAGGAACGCGCTCAAACGCTCGTCGGCCTTCAACCGGGTGTCGACGGCGACGCCGACATAGCCGTCGAAAGTGCCGTCGAACTGGATCAATTCGGCGCCCTCCGGTCCGGCGATCCGGACGCTGAGGCCGGTGTGCCGGGGTGCGCGACCGGTGTAGGTGTCCAGGCCGAGTGCCGACTCGGCCTGCTGGGTCACGCCGAATTCGAGTGCGGTGCCGGTGGCGGGGACGTCGTCGCGCAGACTGCGCTGATCACGGTCGCTGTAGAGGGTCACGTCGAATCCGGCGTCGAGCAAACCCAGTGCCGCAGTGGCGCCGGTTTGGCCCGCACCGATCACCGCGGCCGAACGGGGGGAACGGGGAACGGAATTCTGCGTTGTCATGTAGGGATCATCGAGGTGTGGCGCAGCCCTCGTGAGTGTTGCGATCACCGAGAATCAATGAGCGAACCAGCCTTTGCGCAGGCGTACCATTCGGCCCATGTCGTTTACCGTTGCCGAGCTGACCGGAGACCGCACCGAGCAGTACCGCCAGCTCACCGCGCAGGCGAGCGCGCTGGTCGCGGGCGAGCCGGACCGGACCGCCAACGCCGCGAATATCGCGGCGCTGGTATTTCACGCACTGCCCGACGTCAATTGGGTCGGCTTCTATTTTCACGACGGGCACGAACTCGTGGTCGGGCCGTTTCAGGGCAAACCTGCCTGTGTGCGTATCCCCCTCGGAAAAGGCGTGTGTGGCACGGCGGCACAAACCGGGGAAACGCAATTGGTGCCGGACGTGCACGTTTTCCCCGGCCATATCGCCTGCGACGCCGACACCCGCTCGGAAGTGGTTGTCCCCCTTGTGCACAACGGCGCGCTGATCGGCGTCTTCGATCTGGACAGCCCGAAACCGGGCCGGTTCGACGAGATCGACCGGCAGGGCCTCGAATCCGTCGCGCGGGCGTTCCTCGCCGCACTCCCTGCGTAATCGACTGTCGTTGCGGCGGATGCACCGCAACGACAGTCTCACCGCTAAAGGTTCGGCGTGACAACCGCGGCGCCGGGCCGCGCGACCTCGTCGGACAGCACCGTCGACCCGGCCGCGCCGACGCGGTAGCGGGCGCCGCGGTGTTCGTCCGGCAGCCGATCTCCCGCCCCGAACAGCGCGTTGCGCAAGGTGCCCGGCACATAGTCGGCGGCGTAGGCGCCACGCTCGGTCAGCACGGGAACCACGTGGCGGACAACGTCTTCGAACGACCCCGGGGTGATCGCATAGGCCAGGTTGAAACCGTCGAGATCGGTGTCGGCGACCCACTCCTGGAGACGGTCGGCGACGGTCGCACCGGAGCCGACGAAGACCGGTCCCATGCCACCGATGCCGGCCCACCGCCCGATATCGCGCACGGTCCATTCGCGTCCGTCGTCATCGAACTCCTGGAAGGCGGCCACCGCGGACTGGATGGCGTTGCTCTGCACCTGCCCGATCGGGTCGTCCAGGTCGTAACTCGACAGATCGATGCCCATCCAGCCGGACATGAACACCAGGCCGCCCTCGATGCTGGCGTAGGACAGGTACTCCTCGTGCTTGCGCTGTGCCGCCTCGTCGGTCGCGTCGGTGATGATGGTGGCCAGCGCGTAGATCCGCGCCGCGTACGGGTCACGCCCGGCCTGCGCCAGCTCGGACCTGATTCGGGAAACCGTCTGCGCCAGTAGCCTTTTCGAGGGCGCGGCGATGAATATGGCTTCGGCGTTCTCGGCGGCGAAGCGCACGCCGCGGGTGGAGGCGCCCGCCTGGTAGATGACCGGCGTGCGCTGCGGCGACGGCTCGGACAGATGGATCCCCGGGACCGTGAAGTGCTTGCCCTGATGGCCGATGTGATGCACCTTCGCCGGGTCGACGTAAACGCCCTGGGCGGCGTCGCGCACCACGGCGTCGTCCTCCCACGAGCCCTCCCACAGCTTGTACAGCACCTCGAGGTACTCGTCGGCCTGGTTGTAGCGCTCGTCGTGGTCGAGCTGATCGGCGGCGCCGAAATTCCGTGCCGCCGAGGGCAAGTAGCCGGTCACCACGTTCCAGCCGATCCGGCCGTTGGTCAGATGGTCGAGGGTGGAGAGCCGGCGGGCGAACGGGAACGGATGCTCGAAACCGGTGCCGGTGGTGATGCCGAACCCGAGATGCTCGGTGACCGCGGCCATCGCCGAGACCAGCAGCAGCGGATCGGCGACCGGGATCTGCGCACCCTGACGCAACGCGGCGATATCGGTGCCGCCGTAGACGTCATAGGTACCGAGCACGTCGGCGATGAAGATGCCGTCGAACCGGCCCTGCTCCAGCAGTCGCGCCAGATCGGTCCAGTAGCTCAGTTCCTTGTAGCGGTGCGACTGGTCGTCCGGATGCCGCCACAGGCCGGGTGATTGGTGGGCGACGCAGTTCATGTCGAAGGCGTTGAAGCGAATTCGACGGGTCATTCGGCCGCTCCTTCGGTGGCTTTGCGTTCCCCCGCACTCCAGGCGAAGGGCAGGTCGGTGCCGTTCAACAGGTGATCGCCGATCGCGCGCGCCTTCTGGATCGCCGGATTGTGCACCGAGATGGTGCGGGCGTTGCGCCAGTGCCGATCCAGCCGCTGCCGCTCCGAAACCACCGACGCGCCACCGACTTCGAACAACAGCGAGGTGGCGGGCAGCACCAGGTCGATCACCGCGAGCTGGGCCTGTGCCGCCGCGAGTTCGGCGGCGACCAGGGATTTTTCGTCAGTGGCGCCCGCGGCGAGCACGTCGTCGAGCACGTCCGCGACGGCGAGCACACTCGACCGCGCGGCGAACGACGCCGCCGACAACTTGCCGATCACCTGCTGTACCAACGGATCCTGGCGCGGCAGCCCCGCCGCGGAATGCGTGTAGCTGCGGGTCCGGCCCGCCACCCAGGCCCGGGCGTCGGACTCCGCGCGCTGCGCGATGCCCGCGAGCACCGCGAGTTGCACCAATTGCAGGTACGACGTCCCGTAGGTGGGGCCGGGCGCACCGTAGCCGGGCCCGAGGATACGTTCCTCGGACACCACCACGTCGGTGAATTCCGTGGTGCCGCTTGCGGTCAGCCGCTGGCCGAAACCATCCCAATCGTCGTGCTGCCGTACGCCGTCGGCGCTCGCGTCGACCAGCACGCCGACCCGCTCGCCGTCGCGGTCGGCCGCGGCCAGGATGTGGTCCGCGTAGAGCGAACCGGTGCTGTAGTACTTCACGCCGTTCAGCAGCCAGCGATCGCCGTCCCTGGTCAGCCGGGTCCGGTAGCGGTCGACCGCGCCGACGCCCGGCTCGGTGATCGCGTTGCCGACCAGCGTGCCGGCGGCCACGGCCCGCAGCCACTGCTCGCGGGCCGGACCGGGCTCGGCGAGCAGCTGGTCTTCCACGAACGAGAAGTGCACGCGCAGCGCCTGCGGCAGATTCGACTCGGCCGCGGCCAGCTCGATGAGCAACCGGAACAGCTGACGTACCGTGCCACCGTAGCCGCCGAATTCGACCGGCACCCGCAGCGCGCCGAACCTCGCCTCGCGCAACCACCCGACCTCGTCGAACGGCAGCCGGCGATCGATCTCCCGCTCCACCGCGCCCTGCGCGATCCGGTCGAAGATCGGCCCGAAGACCGCGTCCAGTTCGGCGTCGGTGGCGGATTCGGCTGCGATGGATGTCATCACCCCACGATCGCGCACGCCGCGGGGGAGCTCACGGGTTGCGCGCAGCGCGATCCGAATCCGGCGCGCCGCTGTCGGTACGCGCGGCGAAAGTGCTGGTCCTGACCGATTGTCGGAGGGTGGCGCTACAGTCGCGGCGTGGCTGGATCGCAGTACTCGTTCGACGCGCAAGTGTGGGAGCACCACGCGGGCTCCTGGTATTTCGTCTCGCTGCCCGAGGACGTCGCCGACGAGATCGAGGAACGCTACGCGCACCGGGTCGGCGGGTTCGGCTCGGTCCGGGTGCACGTCACCATCGGCGCGAGCCGCTGGTCCACCTCCCTGTTCCCGGATAAATCCCGCGCCACCTACGTGCTACCGGTGAAGAAGGCGATCCGCACCGCCGAGGAACTCGACGCGGGCTCACGCACCCGCGTCGAACTCGTCGTCGCGCTATGAAGCCGTCAGTACTGGTACGGGCCGGGTAGCGGGGGGCCGGAGGGATAGCCGCCGGTGAAACCGGACGCCGCGGCCCGGCGCTTGCTGCCACTGCGCTTGACCGCGACCACGATGACGACCGCCAGGCCGAGCAGCAGTCCCCCGACGCCGAGCGCGATACCGCCGAGCAGGGTGCCGACGAACGAGGTGCCGAGCCCGCGCCCGATCGCCGCCGTGGCGCTGGTGCCCGGGTCACCTTGGATCGTCACCTGGTAGGTCCCCGGCACCGCGGCGTCGAACGACAGTGCCGCGCGGCCTTCACGCTTGCCGAAGGAGTAGGTGACGTCGGAGTCGTAGCGCCGCAACTGCACCGGCGCTCCGCCGGGATCGGCGATGCGCACGTTCACCTCGCCGCCGAAAATCGCCTCCGACGCGCCCGAGTATTCGAAATACACCGTGTATCCGCCGGTTTCGGACAGTTGCACGGCACCGGACCCCG
This genomic stretch from Nocardia brasiliensis ATCC 700358 harbors:
- the sfnG gene encoding dimethylsulfone monooxygenase SfnG encodes the protein MTTEQIADQIKFAYWVPNVSGGLVTSDIEQRTSWDFDYNKKLAQTAERNGFEYALSQVRYTASYGAEFQHESTSFSLALLGATERLKVIAAIHPGLWHPAVLAKFGATADHLSNGRFAINVVSGWFAGEFTALGEPWLEHDERYRRSAEFLEVIRKIWTEDNVNYGGDFYRIRDFTLKPKPLNTAQRPNPELFQGGNSTAARRNGGRYADWYFSNGKDFDGVTEQLDDLRAVARENNREVKFGLNGFIIARDTEKEAQDTLREIIEKANKPAVEGFRDAVQQAGASTKDHTGMWADSTFEDLVQYNDGFRTKLIGTPEQIAERIVAYRELGVDLILGGFLHFQEEIEYFGAKVLPLVRELEAARRPVAAVG
- a CDS encoding styrene monooxygenase/indole monooxygenase family protein; this translates as MTTQNSVPRSPRSAAVIGAGQTGATAALGLLDAGFDVTLYSDRDQRSLRDDVPATGTALEFGVTQQAESALGLDTYTGRAPRHTGLSVRIAGPEGAELIQFDGTFDGYVGVAVDTRLKADERLSAFLERGGRFVVESVTPETLDSIAAANDLTLVATGRGGLSDLFPIDETRTPYDAPQRSLLTVTVTGIGHDKDVFAHRSPAGGAHSGFSILAEQGEAWWGPYLHKDAGPSWAFLGWARPGSDWETRFATADSAESALRVVQDLYRDFIDWDLPEVLATQVLADDPHSWLKGAVRPVVRAAVGHTAGGHVVASLGDTSAAYDPIAGQGAQSGLIQAQRLVAAAAVHDGPFDEAWFTEQYAEFLAVRGDAANKVTRLFLGDPELAEIGNQLFAAASVAPKFAAALVGLLHHPQPFLEVDSLDAANAFITRVTGEDALAVLGRFTPAGKFARSTFSDALASA
- a CDS encoding GAF domain-containing protein — its product is MSFTVAELTGDRTEQYRQLTAQASALVAGEPDRTANAANIAALVFHALPDVNWVGFYFHDGHELVVGPFQGKPACVRIPLGKGVCGTAAQTGETQLVPDVHVFPGHIACDADTRSEVVVPLVHNGALIGVFDLDSPKPGRFDEIDRQGLESVARAFLAALPA
- a CDS encoding LLM class flavin-dependent oxidoreductase; this translates as MTRRIRFNAFDMNCVAHQSPGLWRHPDDQSHRYKELSYWTDLARLLEQGRFDGIFIADVLGTYDVYGGTDIAALRQGAQIPVADPLLLVSAMAAVTEHLGFGITTGTGFEHPFPFARRLSTLDHLTNGRIGWNVVTGYLPSAARNFGAADQLDHDERYNQADEYLEVLYKLWEGSWEDDAVVRDAAQGVYVDPAKVHHIGHQGKHFTVPGIHLSEPSPQRTPVIYQAGASTRGVRFAAENAEAIFIAAPSKRLLAQTVSRIRSELAQAGRDPYAARIYALATIITDATDEAAQRKHEEYLSYASIEGGLVFMSGWMGIDLSSYDLDDPIGQVQSNAIQSAVAAFQEFDDDGREWTVRDIGRWAGIGGMGPVFVGSGATVADRLQEWVADTDLDGFNLAYAITPGSFEDVVRHVVPVLTERGAYAADYVPGTLRNALFGAGDRLPDEHRGARYRVGAAGSTVLSDEVARPGAAVVTPNL
- a CDS encoding acyl-CoA dehydrogenase family protein, with protein sequence MTSIAAESATDAELDAVFGPIFDRIAQGAVEREIDRRLPFDEVGWLREARFGALRVPVEFGGYGGTVRQLFRLLIELAAAESNLPQALRVHFSFVEDQLLAEPGPAREQWLRAVAAGTLVGNAITEPGVGAVDRYRTRLTRDGDRWLLNGVKYYSTGSLYADHILAAADRDGERVGVLVDASADGVRQHDDWDGFGQRLTASGTTEFTDVVVSEERILGPGYGAPGPTYGTSYLQLVQLAVLAGIAQRAESDARAWVAGRTRSYTHSAAGLPRQDPLVQQVIGKLSAASFAARSSVLAVADVLDDVLAAGATDEKSLVAAELAAAQAQLAVIDLVLPATSLLFEVGGASVVSERQRLDRHWRNARTISVHNPAIQKARAIGDHLLNGTDLPFAWSAGERKATEGAAE
- a CDS encoding DUF1905 domain-containing protein, giving the protein MAGSQYSFDAQVWEHHAGSWYFVSLPEDVADEIEERYAHRVGGFGSVRVHVTIGASRWSTSLFPDKSRATYVLPVKKAIRTAEELDAGSRTRVELVVAL